One region of Polaribacter pectinis genomic DNA includes:
- the nhaC gene encoding Na+/H+ antiporter NhaC, producing MPDEKNLSEINIEDQKIIENKELNLLESLIPVVILMCLLAYNIFFVEGQEWLGGYTNQYILLMGGIVAAAVGFFNKVSFSRMIAEVWENWKSVFVPIMILFLVGALAGTWLVSGIIPAMVYYGLQVLSPEIFLPASVIIAAIISIATGSSWTTSATVGIALVGIGSALGIAPGMIAGAVISGAYFGDKMSPLSDTTNLAPAMAGTDLFTHIKYMAITTVPTIIITLIVFAIISGNIDTTGSADISNLLASIDNTFHISPWLFLVPGIVIAMILMKTKPLIALGTGVVLAAVFAFIFQGDVLASLSDSKFSSIINSILTDTNIETDDEKLSELFSSGGMNGMIWTILLIICAMVFGGIMDAIGALAKITKSLLSVASSVFGLFASTVVSCLGLNAIASDQYLAIVIPGKMFKKAYEDKGLAPENLSRTLEDSGTVTSVLIPWNTCGAYQSSVLGVSVADYFVYAIFNYLSPFTTLLFAALNIKIRQLVKK from the coding sequence ATGCCAGACGAAAAAAATCTTTCAGAAATAAATATTGAAGATCAAAAAATTATTGAAAACAAAGAGTTAAATCTTTTAGAATCTTTAATTCCTGTGGTAATATTAATGTGTTTACTGGCATATAATATCTTTTTTGTGGAAGGACAAGAGTGGTTAGGAGGTTATACAAATCAGTACATTTTATTAATGGGAGGTATAGTTGCAGCAGCAGTTGGCTTTTTTAATAAAGTGTCTTTTTCGAGAATGATTGCAGAAGTTTGGGAAAACTGGAAAAGCGTTTTTGTACCAATTATGATTCTTTTTTTAGTAGGAGCATTAGCAGGAACTTGGCTCGTTAGTGGAATTATTCCAGCTATGGTTTATTATGGTTTGCAAGTTTTAAGTCCGGAAATATTTTTACCAGCATCTGTAATAATTGCAGCTATAATTTCGATTGCAACAGGAAGTTCTTGGACAACTTCTGCAACAGTAGGTATTGCTTTGGTAGGTATTGGAAGCGCTTTAGGAATTGCACCAGGAATGATTGCTGGAGCCGTAATTTCAGGAGCATATTTTGGCGATAAAATGTCTCCACTTTCAGATACTACAAATTTAGCGCCAGCAATGGCTGGTACAGATTTGTTTACGCACATAAAATATATGGCAATTACAACAGTGCCAACTATTATAATTACTTTAATTGTATTTGCAATTATTAGTGGAAATATAGATACTACAGGAAGTGCAGATATTAGTAATCTGTTAGCTTCAATTGATAATACGTTTCATATTTCGCCTTGGTTATTTTTAGTTCCAGGAATTGTAATTGCAATGATTTTAATGAAAACAAAACCATTAATTGCATTAGGAACTGGAGTTGTTTTAGCTGCAGTTTTTGCATTTATTTTTCAAGGAGATGTGTTAGCAAGTCTATCTGACTCTAAATTTTCTTCAATAATTAATTCCATTTTAACAGATACAAATATTGAAACTGATGATGAGAAATTATCAGAATTATTTTCTTCTGGTGGAATGAATGGAATGATTTGGACAATTCTATTAATAATCTGTGCAATGGTTTTTGGTGGTATTATGGATGCGATTGGAGCTTTAGCAAAAATTACAAAGAGTTTATTATCTGTAGCAAGTTCAGTATTTGGATTGTTTGCAAGTACAGTTGTAAGTTGTTTGGGATTAAATGCAATAGCATCAGACCAATATTTAGCAATTGTTATTCCTGGGAAAATGTTTAAAAAAGCGTATGAAGATAAAGGTTTAGCTCCAGAAAATTTAAGTAGAACTTTAGAAGATTCTGGAACTGTAACTTCGGTTTTAATTCCTTGGAATACTTGTGGTGCTTACCAAAGTAGCGTTTTAGGGGTTTCTGTAGCAGATTATTTTGTGTATGCTATTTTTAATTATTTAAGTCCGTTTACGACTTTGTTATTTGCAGCTTTAAATATTAAGATTAGACAGTTGGTAAAGAAATAA
- a CDS encoding aminotransferase class I/II-fold pyridoxal phosphate-dependent enzyme yields the protein MKFNPADKIQDLQYFGEFGGVNPSISDSSTYTFISAKTMFDTFEGNADGCYLYSRHSTPSNLYLGEALAAMEGTETANVSASGMGAITPVLMQLCGAGDHIVSSRTIYGGTYAFLKNFTPRFNVETTFVDITKLDVVEAAITKNTKVLYCEAVSNPLLEVADIAGLSALAKKHNLQLVVDNTFSPLSISPAKLGADIVCHSLTKFINGSSDTVGGVVCGSQELINNLRNVNDGASMLLGSTMDSLRAASILKNMRTLHIRMKQHSFNASFLAEKFEKDGLKTVYPGLESHPSHHLFKKMMNPEYGFGGMLTIDVGSLDKANELMELMQHKNLGYLAVSLGFYKTLFSAPGSSTSSEIPEDEQKEMGLSDGLIRFSIGLDNDIKRTYHMMKSCMQEVGVL from the coding sequence ATGAAATTCAATCCAGCAGATAAAATTCAAGATTTACAATACTTTGGCGAATTCGGAGGTGTAAATCCATCCATTTCAGATTCATCAACTTACACTTTCATATCCGCAAAAACAATGTTCGATACTTTTGAGGGAAATGCAGATGGTTGTTATTTATATTCTCGTCATTCCACGCCATCAAATTTATATTTAGGCGAAGCATTAGCAGCAATGGAAGGCACAGAAACTGCCAACGTTTCAGCATCAGGAATGGGCGCAATTACCCCAGTTTTAATGCAATTGTGTGGAGCAGGAGACCATATTGTTTCAAGTAGAACAATTTACGGTGGAACCTATGCTTTCTTAAAGAATTTCACTCCAAGATTTAATGTAGAAACCACTTTTGTAGACATCACAAAGTTGGATGTTGTAGAAGCAGCAATCACAAAAAACACCAAAGTTTTATATTGCGAAGCAGTAAGTAATCCACTTTTAGAAGTTGCAGATATTGCAGGTTTATCAGCGTTAGCTAAAAAACACAATTTACAATTAGTGGTAGATAATACGTTTTCTCCACTGTCAATTTCTCCAGCAAAATTAGGTGCAGACATTGTTTGCCACAGTTTAACAAAATTTATAAACGGCTCTTCAGACACAGTCGGTGGTGTGGTTTGTGGTTCGCAAGAATTAATTAACAATTTGCGAAATGTAAACGATGGTGCAAGTATGTTGCTGGGTTCTACAATGGATAGTTTGCGAGCGGCATCAATTCTTAAAAACATGAGAACCTTGCATATTCGAATGAAACAACACAGTTTTAATGCTTCTTTTTTGGCAGAAAAGTTCGAAAAAGATGGATTAAAAACAGTGTATCCAGGTTTAGAATCTCATCCTTCCCATCATTTATTCAAAAAAATGATGAATCCAGAGTATGGTTTTGGAGGAATGTTAACCATTGATGTTGGTTCTTTGGACAAAGCCAATGAATTAATGGAGTTAATGCAACACAAAAATTTGGGTTATTTGGCTGTGAGTTTAGGTTTTTATAAAACGTTGTTTTCTGCTCCAGGAAGTTCTACTTCTTCCGAAATACCAGAAGACGAGCAAAAAGAAATGGGCCTTTCAGACGGTTTAATTCGTTTTTCAATCGGTTTAGACAACGATATTAAGCGAACTTACCACATGATGAAATCTTGCATGCAAGAAGTAGGAGTTTTGTAA
- a CDS encoding CPBP family intramembrane glutamic endopeptidase: protein MIFLFIYAFFSVYPQELLFRTFFFKRYENLFKNERLFIFINAVLFSLAHLFFQNTIVIVITFIGGILFAITYKKTKSTFLVSVEHAIYGCWLFTVGMGEMLGFPS, encoded by the coding sequence ATGATATTTCTGTTTATTTATGCTTTTTTTTCTGTTTATCCCCAAGAATTACTTTTTAGAACCTTCTTCTTTAAGCGATATGAGAATCTTTTCAAAAATGAAAGATTGTTTATTTTTATAAATGCTGTCTTGTTTTCTTTAGCACATTTATTCTTTCAAAACACAATTGTGATTGTCATCACTTTTATTGGTGGAATTTTATTCGCAATTACCTACAAAAAAACGAAATCTACTTTTTTAGTTTCTGTTGAACATGCTATTTATGGATGCTGGTTATTTACTGTTGGTATGGGAGAAATGTTGGGATTTCCTTCTTAA
- a CDS encoding metal-dependent hydrolase has product MDSLTQIVLGAACGEIILGKKTGNKALLFGAIGGTIPDLDVFIGGLLYDNEINAMVFHRGFMHSILFSILGAFLFGWIIHKLYNTGKRLNSTTQKDWIWLFFVSLFTHPILDCFTPYGTQLFAPFSDYRIAFNNIFVVDPLYTLPFLICLIVVLFLKRTNSKRLKWTKAGIYISSAYMIFTIGNKLYIDSVFEKSFEKAGVSYNRFSAQPTILNNILWYAVAETEDKYHLTFYSLFDKSKTAEKIITVDKQHHLIDMNDENLQKLAWFSNGYYNVYKKEKIGTYKYTDLRYPMLNPDDINTSVFNFTVFYENEEWDILPFNGNPPSKEDFSKFTERFWGI; this is encoded by the coding sequence ATGGATTCATTAACGCAAATTGTTTTAGGTGCTGCTTGTGGCGAAATTATTCTCGGTAAAAAAACTGGAAATAAAGCTTTATTGTTTGGGGCAATTGGTGGTACAATTCCAGATTTAGATGTTTTTATTGGTGGACTTTTGTATGACAATGAAATTAATGCGATGGTTTTTCATCGTGGTTTTATGCACTCTATTTTATTTTCAATCTTGGGGGCTTTTCTCTTTGGTTGGATCATTCATAAACTCTACAATACTGGAAAAAGGTTAAATTCTACCACTCAAAAAGATTGGATTTGGTTATTCTTTGTATCACTTTTTACGCATCCTATTTTAGATTGTTTTACACCTTATGGAACACAACTTTTTGCTCCTTTTTCTGATTATAGAATTGCTTTTAATAATATTTTTGTTGTTGATCCTTTATATACACTACCTTTTTTAATCTGTTTAATTGTGGTTTTATTTCTGAAAAGAACAAATTCGAAAAGATTAAAATGGACAAAAGCAGGAATTTATATTAGTTCTGCTTACATGATTTTTACAATTGGTAATAAACTATATATCGATTCCGTATTTGAGAAATCTTTTGAAAAAGCTGGAGTTTCTTACAATCGTTTTTCTGCACAACCAACCATTCTAAATAATATTTTATGGTACGCAGTTGCAGAAACTGAAGACAAATATCATCTTACTTTTTATTCTCTTTTTGATAAAAGTAAAACTGCAGAAAAAATAATTACAGTTGATAAACAACACCATTTAATAGACATGAATGACGAAAATCTACAAAAATTGGCTTGGTTTAGTAATGGTTATTACAATGTTTACAAAAAGGAAAAAATTGGGACTTATAAATACACAGATTTACGTTACCCAATGTTAAACCCTGATGATATAAATACATCTGTTTTTAATTTTACTGTTTTTTACGAAAATGAAGAATGGGATATTTTACCTTTTAATGGAAACCCGCCAAGCAAAGAAGATTTTTCGAAGTTTACAGAACGTTTTTGGGGGATTTAG
- a CDS encoding Lrp/AsnC family transcriptional regulator has translation MLDKIDKKLINLLQEDSKQTTKQLSLQLNLSVTAVYERIKKLEKEKVIEKYVAIINKNKIEKSFLVFCHIKLVQHSKEYVTTFEREILKLEEVSECFHVSGDYDYILKIYAKDMDEYRDFMVTKLTAIKYIGSTHSIFTIEKVKNTTAINLT, from the coding sequence ATGTTAGACAAAATCGATAAAAAACTGATCAATTTATTACAAGAGGACAGTAAACAGACTACAAAACAACTGTCTTTACAGTTGAATTTATCTGTAACTGCTGTTTATGAACGGATTAAAAAACTCGAAAAAGAAAAGGTGATTGAAAAGTATGTGGCAATCATTAACAAGAATAAAATTGAAAAATCTTTTTTAGTTTTTTGTCATATTAAATTAGTGCAACATTCTAAAGAATATGTAACTACTTTTGAACGTGAAATTTTAAAATTAGAAGAAGTTTCGGAATGTTTTCATGTAAGTGGCGATTATGACTATATTCTAAAAATTTATGCAAAAGATATGGACGAATACAGAGATTTTATGGTTACAAAGTTAACTGCCATAAAATATATTGGGAGTACACACAGTATTTTTACCATTGAAAAAGTGAAGAACACAACTGCTATAAACTTGACTTAA